Proteins from a single region of Ananas comosus cultivar F153 linkage group 3, ASM154086v1, whole genome shotgun sequence:
- the LOC109707150 gene encoding pentatricopeptide repeat-containing protein At1g05600 isoform X2: MDVLLESSRRSDVAVELGPETLDLVVSALCRRLRRPDLALSAALPASRGLCFSPDRRTYRTLVKSLCDAGMLDEATHLVYSMLSRISQRGCDADVAAYRALLEALCAAGRGADAEAVLGKVLKKGLRAPRRRRAFRTPELAGKSLEEARRVIDEALVVGGVESLASYEAMAGDLYEEGMFERADKVFDEMCQRGFRPPVSMYDAKITALCGDGRADDAVKVLEVEMAEKNCVPTVRTYNLVMKGLCQEGKSLKAVRYLKRMDKQVGCVANKETYEILANGLCSEGRSPEAAQVLDRMLKWHHRPESATFGSLIKGLCSLGRRYEAILWLEEMIGHGRAPPDCVWASLVSMLTFARL, encoded by the exons ATGGACGTACTCCTCGAGAGCTCCCGGCGAAGCGACGTCGCGGTCGAGCTCGGCCCCGAAACCCTAGACCTCGTCGTCTCCGCCCtctgccgccgcctccgccgccccgacCTCGCCCTCTCCGCCGCCCTCCCCGCCTCCCGCGGCCTCTGCTTCTCCCCCGATCGCCGCACCTACCGAACCCTAGTTAAATCCCTCTGCGATGCGGGCATGCTCGACGAGGCCACCCATTTGGTGTACTCCATGCTCTCCCGCATCTCCCAGAGGGGTTGCGACGCCGATGTCGCTGCGTATCGAGCGCTCCTCGAGGCGCTCTGCGCCGCGGGGCGCGGCGCCGACGCCGAGGCGGTGCTCGGGAAGGTGCTCAAGAAGGGGCTCcgggcgccgcggcggcggcgcgcgttCCGCACGCCGGAACTAGCCGGAAAGAGCCTCGAGGAGGCGAGGAGGGTCATCGACGAGGCGCTCGTCGTCGGCGGGGTGGAGAGCCTCGCGAGCTACGAGGCAATGGCGGGGGATTTGTACGAAGAAGGGATGTTCGAGCGTGCGGAtaaggtgttcgacgaaatgtgCCAGAGAGGGTTTCGGCCGCCGGTGTCGATGTACGATGCTAAGATCACAGCTTTGTGCGGAGACGGACGGGCCGATGACGCGGTGAAGGTGTTGGAGGTGGAGATGGCGGAGAAAAACTGCGTACCGACCGTGAGGACTTATAATTTGGTGATGAAGGGGCTTTGTCAGGAGGGGAAGTCCCTAAAAGCAGTTAGATATCTGAAGAGGATGGACAAACAGGTGGGCTGCGTTGCTAACAAAGAGACATACGAGATATTGGCTAATGGTTTGTGTTCGGAAGGCCGGTCTCCTGAGGCGGCGCAGGTCCTCGATAGGATGCTGAAGTGGCACCATCGGCCGGAGAGCGCCACATTCGGTAGTCTCATTAAAGGGCTCTGTTCACTTGGTCGGAGATACGAAGCCATTTTGTGGCTGGAGGAGATGATCGGCCATGGTCGGGCACCGCCGGATTGCGTCTGGGCATCTTTGGTCTCTATG TTAACCTTTGCGAGACTTTGA
- the LOC109708121 gene encoding uncharacterized protein LOC109708121 isoform X1, with protein sequence MALLPRRVQEGGGSVGVGGGSVGVGGGNGDDTTLTKIFVGGLAWGTQRDTMRRYFERFGEIVEAVIITDKNTGRSKGYGFVTFRDPDAAMRACEDPAPVIDGRRANCNLASCRSTQRARPPTPPMQHFAMAQFQLPQIGSDVAASSSYYGSAATATNTSYFHHPSQYANAHFNYGIIIVHIVEEHNNNKCLHHTIQLGQEQITTTSPLIILNTHKTTNHKLSMAYITLKCCSTLICHSISMDMGSLLILFQLQTQRHRALRRFLQVTTSMTRILLHPKILHREGKRNSQSYAILLIHFSNSSTNKLC encoded by the exons ATGGCATTGCTACCCCGTCGAGTCCAAGAAGGCGGTGGCAGCGTCGGAGTCGGCGGTGGCAGCGTCGGAGTCGGCGGTGGCAATGGCGACGACACCACGCTCACGAAGATCTTCGTCGGCGGCCTCGCATGGGGGACGCAGCGCGACACCATGCGCCGCTACTTCGAGCGGTTTGGCGAGATCGTCGAGGCCGTCATTATCACCGATAAGAACACCGGCCGATCCAAAGGCTACGGCTTC GTGACATTCAGAGATCCCGACGCCGCGATGAGGGCGTGCGAGGATCCTGCGCCCGTGATCGACGGGCGGCGTGCAAACTGCAACTTGGCTTCGTGCCGCTCCACGCAGCGCGCTCGTCCGCCCACCCCGCCGATGCAGCATTTCG CGATGGCGCAGTTTCAACTTCCTCAAATTGGCTCCGATGTTGCAGCATCCTCTTCTTACTATGGATCGGCTGCTACTGCAACAAATACCTCTTATTTCCACCACCCTTCTCAATATGCAAATGCCCATTTCAATTATGG AATTATTATAGTTCATATAGTGGAGGagcacaacaacaacaaatgtTTACACCATACTATACAGCTGGGACAGGAGCAAATTACCACAACTTCACCCCTTATTATACTCAATACACACAAAACAACCAATCACAAACTCTCTATGGCATACATTACCCTCAAATGTTGCAGTACTCTTATTTGCCACAGCATCAGTATGGATATGGGTTCTCTGCTAATTCTGTTTCAGCTACAAACACAG AGGCACCGAGCTCTTCGCAGATTCCTCCAGGTAACAACATCCATGACCAGAATCCTTCTACATCCTAAAATTTTGcatagagaaggaaaaaggaatTCACAATCTTATGCAATATTATTGATTCATTTTTCTAATTCGTCGACGAACAAGCTTTGCTAG
- the LOC109708121 gene encoding RNA-binding protein 38-like isoform X2, with protein MALLPRRVQEGGGSVGVGGGSVGVGGGNGDDTTLTKIFVGGLAWGTQRDTMRRYFERFGEIVEAVIITDKNTGRSKGYGFVTFRDPDAAMRACEDPAPVIDGRRANCNLASCRSTQRARPPTPPMQHFAMAQFQLPQIGSDVAASSSYYGSAATATNTSYFHHPSQYANAHFNYGSACNVCRYTGAYSQENMYPMNYYSSYSGGAQQQQMFTPYYTAGTGANYHNFTPYYTQYTQNNQSQTLYGIHYPQMLQYSYLPQHQYGYGFSANSVSATNTEAPSSSQIPPGNNIHDQNPSTS; from the exons ATGGCATTGCTACCCCGTCGAGTCCAAGAAGGCGGTGGCAGCGTCGGAGTCGGCGGTGGCAGCGTCGGAGTCGGCGGTGGCAATGGCGACGACACCACGCTCACGAAGATCTTCGTCGGCGGCCTCGCATGGGGGACGCAGCGCGACACCATGCGCCGCTACTTCGAGCGGTTTGGCGAGATCGTCGAGGCCGTCATTATCACCGATAAGAACACCGGCCGATCCAAAGGCTACGGCTTC GTGACATTCAGAGATCCCGACGCCGCGATGAGGGCGTGCGAGGATCCTGCGCCCGTGATCGACGGGCGGCGTGCAAACTGCAACTTGGCTTCGTGCCGCTCCACGCAGCGCGCTCGTCCGCCCACCCCGCCGATGCAGCATTTCG CGATGGCGCAGTTTCAACTTCCTCAAATTGGCTCCGATGTTGCAGCATCCTCTTCTTACTATGGATCGGCTGCTACTGCAACAAATACCTCTTATTTCCACCACCCTTCTCAATATGCAAATGCCCATTTCAATTATGG ATCAGCGTGTAATGTTTGCAGATACACTGGAGCATACTCCCAAGAAAATATGTACCCAATG AATTATTATAGTTCATATAGTGGAGGagcacaacaacaacaaatgtTTACACCATACTATACAGCTGGGACAGGAGCAAATTACCACAACTTCACCCCTTATTATACTCAATACACACAAAACAACCAATCACAAACTCTCTATGGCATACATTACCCTCAAATGTTGCAGTACTCTTATTTGCCACAGCATCAGTATGGATATGGGTTCTCTGCTAATTCTGTTTCAGCTACAAACACAG AGGCACCGAGCTCTTCGCAGATTCCTCCAGGTAACAACATCCATGACCAGAATCCTTCTACATCCTAA
- the LOC109708121 gene encoding RNA-binding protein 38-like isoform X3 — MALLPRRVQEGGGSVGVGGGSVGVGGGNGDDTTLTKIFVGGLAWGTQRDTMRRYFERFGEIVEAVIITDKNTGRSKGYGFVTFRDPDAAMRACEDPAPVIDGRRANCNLASCRSTQRARPPTPPMQHFAMAQFQLPQIGSDVAASSSYYGSAATATNTSYFHHPSQYANAHFNYGYTGAYSQENMYPMNYYSSYSGGAQQQQMFTPYYTAGTGANYHNFTPYYTQYTQNNQSQTLYGIHYPQMLQYSYLPQHQYGYGFSANSVSATNTEAPSSSQIPPGNNIHDQNPSTS, encoded by the exons ATGGCATTGCTACCCCGTCGAGTCCAAGAAGGCGGTGGCAGCGTCGGAGTCGGCGGTGGCAGCGTCGGAGTCGGCGGTGGCAATGGCGACGACACCACGCTCACGAAGATCTTCGTCGGCGGCCTCGCATGGGGGACGCAGCGCGACACCATGCGCCGCTACTTCGAGCGGTTTGGCGAGATCGTCGAGGCCGTCATTATCACCGATAAGAACACCGGCCGATCCAAAGGCTACGGCTTC GTGACATTCAGAGATCCCGACGCCGCGATGAGGGCGTGCGAGGATCCTGCGCCCGTGATCGACGGGCGGCGTGCAAACTGCAACTTGGCTTCGTGCCGCTCCACGCAGCGCGCTCGTCCGCCCACCCCGCCGATGCAGCATTTCG CGATGGCGCAGTTTCAACTTCCTCAAATTGGCTCCGATGTTGCAGCATCCTCTTCTTACTATGGATCGGCTGCTACTGCAACAAATACCTCTTATTTCCACCACCCTTCTCAATATGCAAATGCCCATTTCAATTATGG ATACACTGGAGCATACTCCCAAGAAAATATGTACCCAATG AATTATTATAGTTCATATAGTGGAGGagcacaacaacaacaaatgtTTACACCATACTATACAGCTGGGACAGGAGCAAATTACCACAACTTCACCCCTTATTATACTCAATACACACAAAACAACCAATCACAAACTCTCTATGGCATACATTACCCTCAAATGTTGCAGTACTCTTATTTGCCACAGCATCAGTATGGATATGGGTTCTCTGCTAATTCTGTTTCAGCTACAAACACAG AGGCACCGAGCTCTTCGCAGATTCCTCCAGGTAACAACATCCATGACCAGAATCCTTCTACATCCTAA
- the LOC109707150 gene encoding pentatricopeptide repeat-containing protein At1g05600 isoform X1 produces MDVLLESSRRSDVAVELGPETLDLVVSALCRRLRRPDLALSAALPASRGLCFSPDRRTYRTLVKSLCDAGMLDEATHLVYSMLSRISQRGCDADVAAYRALLEALCAAGRGADAEAVLGKVLKKGLRAPRRRRAFRTPELAGKSLEEARRVIDEALVVGGVESLASYEAMAGDLYEEGMFERADKVFDEMCQRGFRPPVSMYDAKITALCGDGRADDAVKVLEVEMAEKNCVPTVRTYNLVMKGLCQEGKSLKAVRYLKRMDKQVGCVANKETYEILANGLCSEGRSPEAAQVLDRMLKWHHRPESATFGSLIKGLCSLGRRYEAILWLEEMIGHGRAPPDCVWASLVSMVTRCKPRLIAYEDWKRTLASIPDELFLYLAKLVSLKGF; encoded by the exons ATGGACGTACTCCTCGAGAGCTCCCGGCGAAGCGACGTCGCGGTCGAGCTCGGCCCCGAAACCCTAGACCTCGTCGTCTCCGCCCtctgccgccgcctccgccgccccgacCTCGCCCTCTCCGCCGCCCTCCCCGCCTCCCGCGGCCTCTGCTTCTCCCCCGATCGCCGCACCTACCGAACCCTAGTTAAATCCCTCTGCGATGCGGGCATGCTCGACGAGGCCACCCATTTGGTGTACTCCATGCTCTCCCGCATCTCCCAGAGGGGTTGCGACGCCGATGTCGCTGCGTATCGAGCGCTCCTCGAGGCGCTCTGCGCCGCGGGGCGCGGCGCCGACGCCGAGGCGGTGCTCGGGAAGGTGCTCAAGAAGGGGCTCcgggcgccgcggcggcggcgcgcgttCCGCACGCCGGAACTAGCCGGAAAGAGCCTCGAGGAGGCGAGGAGGGTCATCGACGAGGCGCTCGTCGTCGGCGGGGTGGAGAGCCTCGCGAGCTACGAGGCAATGGCGGGGGATTTGTACGAAGAAGGGATGTTCGAGCGTGCGGAtaaggtgttcgacgaaatgtgCCAGAGAGGGTTTCGGCCGCCGGTGTCGATGTACGATGCTAAGATCACAGCTTTGTGCGGAGACGGACGGGCCGATGACGCGGTGAAGGTGTTGGAGGTGGAGATGGCGGAGAAAAACTGCGTACCGACCGTGAGGACTTATAATTTGGTGATGAAGGGGCTTTGTCAGGAGGGGAAGTCCCTAAAAGCAGTTAGATATCTGAAGAGGATGGACAAACAGGTGGGCTGCGTTGCTAACAAAGAGACATACGAGATATTGGCTAATGGTTTGTGTTCGGAAGGCCGGTCTCCTGAGGCGGCGCAGGTCCTCGATAGGATGCTGAAGTGGCACCATCGGCCGGAGAGCGCCACATTCGGTAGTCTCATTAAAGGGCTCTGTTCACTTGGTCGGAGATACGAAGCCATTTTGTGGCTGGAGGAGATGATCGGCCATGGTCGGGCACCGCCGGATTGCGTCTGGGCATCTTTGGTCTCTATG GTTACGAGATGCAAACCGCGTCTAATTGCGTATGAGGATTGGAAGAGAACACTAGCATCAATTCCAGATGAGTTGTTCTTATATTTGGCCAAATTGGTTTCTCTGAAAGGTTTTTAG